A genomic stretch from Pseudomonas sp. MUP55 includes:
- the rplI gene encoding 50S ribosomal protein L9 — protein MQLILLEKVANLGNLGDKVNVKAGYGRNYLLPYGKATAATAANLAAFEERRAELEKAAADKKASAETRAAQLAELEVTITATAGDEGKLFGSIGTHDIADALTASGVEVQKSEVRLPNGTIRNVGEFDVAVHLHAEVEATVRVVVVAA, from the coding sequence ATGCAACTGATCCTTCTGGAAAAAGTCGCCAACCTGGGCAACCTGGGCGACAAAGTGAACGTTAAGGCCGGCTACGGTCGTAACTACCTGCTGCCTTACGGCAAAGCCACCGCTGCAACCGCTGCCAACCTGGCTGCGTTTGAAGAGCGTCGCGCTGAGCTGGAAAAAGCCGCAGCAGACAAAAAAGCTTCGGCCGAAACTCGCGCTGCCCAACTGGCTGAGCTGGAAGTGACTATCACTGCCACCGCCGGTGACGAAGGCAAGCTGTTCGGTTCGATCGGCACCCACGACATCGCTGATGCACTGACCGCCTCCGGCGTTGAAGTGCAGAAGAGCGAAGTTCGTCTGCCGAACGGCACCATCCGCAACGTAGGCGAATTCGACGTAGCCGTGCACCTGCACGCCGAAGTTGAAGCCACCGTACGCGTTGTCGTGGTAGCAGCTTAA
- the dnaB gene encoding replicative DNA helicase has product MNEISAPEQYDLQTAALKVPPHSIEAEQAVLGGLMLDNNAWERVLDQVSDGDFYRHDHRLIFRAIAKLADQNSPIDVVTLAEQLDKEGQTSQVGGLGYLGELAKNTPSVANIKAYAQIVRERATLRQLIGISTEIADSAFNPEGRTAAEILDEAERQIFQIAEARPKTGGPVSVNDLLTKAIDRIDTLFNTDAAITGISTGYTDLDEKTSGLQPSDLIIVAGRPSMGKTTFAMNLVENAVLRSDKAVLVYSLEMPGESLIMRMLSSLGRIDQTKVRSGQLEDDDWPRLTSAVNLLNDRKLFIDDTAGISPSEMRARTRRLVREHGDIALIMIDYLQLMQIPGSSGDNRTNEISEISRSLKALAKEFNCPVVALSQLNRSLEQRPNKRPVNSDLRESGAIEQDADVIMFVYRDEVYHPETEHKGIAEIIIGKQRNGPIGFIRLAFIGKYTRFENLAPGSYNFDDDE; this is encoded by the coding sequence ATGAACGAAATCTCCGCTCCTGAGCAATACGATCTGCAAACCGCTGCCCTGAAGGTGCCGCCGCATTCCATCGAGGCCGAACAGGCCGTGCTCGGTGGCTTGATGCTGGACAACAACGCCTGGGAACGCGTGCTGGATCAAGTCTCGGACGGCGACTTCTATCGTCATGACCACCGCCTGATCTTCCGCGCCATCGCCAAGCTGGCCGACCAGAACTCACCGATCGACGTGGTGACCCTGGCCGAGCAACTGGACAAGGAAGGCCAGACCTCCCAAGTAGGCGGTCTGGGGTACCTCGGCGAACTGGCGAAAAACACGCCGTCCGTCGCCAACATCAAGGCCTATGCGCAGATCGTCCGCGAGCGCGCCACCTTGCGCCAGTTGATCGGCATCAGCACCGAAATCGCCGACAGCGCCTTCAACCCCGAAGGCCGGACCGCCGCCGAGATCCTGGACGAGGCCGAGCGCCAGATCTTCCAGATCGCCGAAGCACGGCCCAAGACCGGTGGCCCGGTCAGCGTCAACGACCTGCTGACCAAAGCCATCGACCGCATCGACACCTTGTTCAACACCGATGCCGCGATTACCGGTATTTCCACCGGTTACACCGACCTCGACGAGAAGACCAGCGGCCTGCAGCCGTCCGACTTGATCATCGTCGCCGGCCGTCCGTCGATGGGTAAGACCACCTTCGCGATGAACCTGGTGGAAAACGCGGTACTGCGCAGTGACAAGGCAGTGCTGGTGTACTCCCTCGAGATGCCAGGCGAATCGCTGATCATGCGTATGCTCTCGTCCCTTGGCCGCATCGACCAGACCAAAGTGCGTTCCGGCCAGCTCGAGGACGACGATTGGCCGCGCCTGACCTCGGCGGTCAATCTGCTCAACGACCGCAAGCTGTTCATCGATGACACGGCCGGTATCAGCCCGTCGGAGATGCGCGCACGTACCCGTCGCCTGGTGCGTGAACACGGCGACATCGCGCTGATCATGATCGACTACCTGCAGCTGATGCAGATCCCGGGTTCCAGCGGCGACAACCGCACCAACGAAATTTCCGAAATCTCCCGGTCCCTCAAGGCCCTGGCCAAGGAATTCAACTGCCCGGTGGTGGCGCTGTCCCAGCTCAACCGTTCCCTGGAACAACGTCCCAACAAACGCCCGGTGAACTCCGACTTGCGTGAATCCGGAGCGATCGAGCAGGACGCCGACGTCATCATGTTCGTGTACCGCGACGAGGTGTATCACCCCGAGACGGAACACAAAGGCATTGCCGAGATCATCATCGGCAAGCAGCGGAACGGCCCCATCGGCTTTATCCGCCTGGCGTTCATCGGTAAATACACCCGTTTCGAAAACCTCGCGCCGGGCAGCTACAACTTCGACGACGACGAATAA
- a CDS encoding YgiQ family radical SAM protein has protein sequence MQTAKPLFDYPKYWAECFGPAPFLPMSREEMDQLGWDSCDIIIVTGDAYVDHPSFGMAIIGRLLESQGFRVGIIAQPNWQSKDDFMKLGEPNLFFGVAAGNMDSMINRYTADKKIRSDDAYTPGGMAGKRPDRASLVYSQRCKEAYKNVPIVLGGIEASLRRIAHYDYWQDRVRNSILIDATADILLYGNAERAIVEVAQRLSWGHKIEDITDVRGTAFIRRDTPAGWYEVDSTRIDRPGKIDKIINPYVNTQDTQACAIEQEKGPVDDPEEAKVVQILASPRMTRDKTVIRLPSVEKVRGDAVLYAHANRVLHLETNPGNARALVQKHGEVDVWFNPPPIPMTTEEMDYVFGMPYARVPHPAYGKEKIPAYDMIRFSVNIMRGCFGGCTFCSITEHEGRIIQNRSEESIIREIEEIRDKVPGFTGVISDLGGPTANMYRIACKSPEIESACRKPSCVFPGICPNLNTDHSSLIQLYRSARALPGVKKILIASGLRYDLAVESPEYVKELVTHHVGGYLKIAPEHTEEGPLNQMMKPGIGSYDKFKRMFEKYTKEAGKEQYLIPYFIAAHPGTTDEDMMNLALWLKGNGFRADQVQAFYPSPMATATAMYHSGKNPLRKVTYKSDAVTIVKSEEQRRLHKAFLRYHDPKGWPMLREALTRMGRADLIGPGKDQLIPLHQPSTDSYQSARRKNSTPAGSHKVAKETTTKILTQHTGLPPRGSDGSNPWDKREQAKAAAQARNKQAAKERTDAAKGKGKKPARKPVVPR, from the coding sequence ATGCAAACAGCCAAGCCGTTATTTGACTATCCCAAGTACTGGGCCGAATGTTTCGGTCCTGCGCCATTCCTGCCGATGAGCAGGGAGGAGATGGATCAGCTTGGCTGGGATTCATGCGACATCATCATCGTCACCGGTGATGCCTACGTTGACCATCCGTCGTTCGGCATGGCGATCATCGGCCGGCTGCTGGAGTCCCAGGGCTTTCGCGTCGGGATCATTGCCCAACCGAACTGGCAGTCCAAAGACGACTTCATGAAGCTCGGCGAGCCGAACCTGTTCTTCGGCGTCGCGGCCGGCAACATGGACTCGATGATCAACCGCTACACCGCCGACAAGAAAATCCGTTCCGACGACGCCTACACCCCTGGCGGCATGGCTGGCAAACGCCCGGACCGTGCGAGCCTGGTGTATAGCCAGCGTTGCAAGGAAGCCTACAAGAACGTGCCGATCGTGCTCGGTGGCATCGAAGCCTCCCTGCGCCGCATCGCCCACTATGACTACTGGCAGGACCGCGTGCGCAACTCGATCCTGATCGATGCCACCGCCGATATCCTGCTGTACGGCAACGCCGAGCGGGCCATCGTCGAAGTTGCCCAGCGCCTGTCGTGGGGCCACAAGATCGAAGACATCACCGATGTGCGCGGCACCGCGTTCATTCGCCGTGACACGCCGGCCGGCTGGTACGAAGTGGACTCCACGCGCATCGACCGTCCGGGCAAGATCGACAAGATCATCAACCCGTACGTGAACACCCAGGACACCCAGGCTTGCGCCATCGAGCAGGAGAAGGGGCCGGTGGATGACCCGGAAGAAGCCAAGGTCGTACAGATCCTGGCCAGCCCGCGCATGACCCGCGACAAGACCGTGATCCGCCTGCCTTCGGTGGAAAAAGTCCGTGGCGACGCGGTGCTCTACGCCCACGCCAACCGCGTGTTGCACCTGGAAACCAACCCCGGCAACGCCCGCGCCCTCGTGCAAAAGCACGGTGAAGTGGACGTGTGGTTCAACCCGCCGCCGATTCCGATGACTACCGAAGAAATGGACTACGTGTTCGGCATGCCGTACGCCCGCGTACCGCACCCGGCGTATGGCAAAGAGAAAATTCCAGCCTACGACATGATCCGTTTCTCGGTGAACATCATGCGTGGCTGCTTCGGCGGCTGCACCTTCTGCTCGATCACCGAGCACGAAGGCCGCATCATCCAGAACCGTTCCGAAGAATCGATCATTCGCGAAATCGAAGAGATTCGCGACAAGGTGCCTGGCTTTACCGGGGTGATTTCCGACCTCGGCGGCCCGACCGCGAACATGTACCGCATCGCCTGCAAGAGCCCGGAAATCGAATCCGCGTGCCGCAAGCCGTCGTGCGTGTTCCCTGGCATCTGCCCGAACCTGAACACCGATCACTCTTCGTTGATCCAGCTGTACCGAAGCGCCCGTGCATTGCCGGGTGTGAAAAAGATTCTGATTGCCTCCGGCCTGCGTTACGACCTTGCCGTCGAGTCGCCGGAATACGTCAAGGAGCTGGTCACCCACCACGTGGGTGGCTACCTCAAGATCGCCCCGGAACACACCGAGGAAGGTCCACTCAACCAGATGATGAAACCGGGCATCGGCAGCTATGACAAGTTCAAGCGCATGTTCGAGAAGTACACCAAGGAAGCAGGCAAGGAGCAGTACCTGATCCCGTACTTCATCGCCGCCCACCCCGGCACCACCGATGAAGACATGATGAACCTGGCCCTGTGGCTCAAGGGCAACGGCTTCCGTGCCGACCAGGTGCAGGCGTTCTACCCGTCGCCGATGGCCACCGCCACCGCGATGTACCACTCGGGCAAGAACCCGCTGCGCAAGGTCACCTACAAGAGCGACGCGGTGACCATCGTCAAAAGCGAAGAACAGCGCCGTCTGCACAAGGCGTTCCTGCGCTACCACGACCCGAAGGGCTGGCCGATGCTGCGTGAAGCGCTGACCCGCATGGGCCGTGCCGACCTCATCGGGCCGGGCAAGGACCAGCTGATCCCGCTGCACCAGCCGTCCACCGACAGCTACCAGAGCGCGCGTCGCAAAAACTCGACGCCGGCCGGCAGCCACAAGGTCGCCAAGGAAACCACCACCAAGATCCTCACCCAGCACACCGGCCTGCCACCTCGCGGCAGCGACGGCAGCAACCCGTGGGACAAGCGTGAGCAAGCCAAGGCCGCGGCCCAGGCGCGCAACAAGCAGGCAGCCAAGGAGCGCACCGACGCGGCCAAGGGCAAAGGCAAAAAGCCTGCGCGCAAACCGGTCGTGCCGCGTTGA
- a CDS encoding transglutaminase family protein — MSIHVALHHVTHYRYDRAVELGPQIVRLRPAAHSRTRILSYALKVLPEQHFINWQQDPQGNYLARLVFPEKTGELRIEVDLVAEMAVFNPFDFFLEPYAENIPFSYAADEQRELAPYLETLPLTPTFAAYLAGIDRTPLPAVDFLVGLNQRLAADIGYLIRMEPGVQTPEFTLENACGSCRDSAWLLVQLLRNLGLAARFVSGYLIQLTADVKALDGPSGTEVDFTDLHAWCEVYLPGAGWIGLDATSGLFAGEGHIPLACSPDPSSAAPISGLVEPCECEFTHEMSVERIWEAPRVTKPYTEEQWLAIQALGRQIDGDLHRDDVRLTMGGEPTFVSIDDPDGAEWNTAALGPDKRRLSAELFQRMRNHYAPKGLVHFGQGKWYPGEQLPRWSLNCYWRRDGVPIWHNSALIADEQEDYGADGALAGRFLASIAERLKLPARFVFPAYEDNFYYLWREGALPQNVTAQDPRLGDDLERERLRKVFGQGLDKVIGQVLPLARTAANDRWQSGRWYLRDNHCRLVPGDSPLGYRLPLASQPWVTAAEYPFVHPTDPNQDQPQLPSTDQLQSHGEPAASEERAPKLDESADWLTRTALCAEAREGRLYLFMPPLERVEDYLELVTAIEATAEELHCPVLLEGYEPPADTRLSNFRITPDPGVIEVNVQPSATWDELVERTEFLYEEARQTRLTTEKFMIDGRHTGTGGGNHFVLGGATPKDSPFLRRPDLLRSLISYWHNHPSLSYLFSGLFIGPTSQAPRVDEARNDALYELEIAFAQMPAPGEECPPWLVDRLLRNLLIDVTGNTHRAEFCIDKLYSPDGATGRLGLLELRAFEMPPHARMSLTQQLLLRALVARFWREPYAPPKLARWGTELHDRFLLPHFIQQDFADVIVELNAAGYPLRAEWFAAHLEFRFPKVGDYAVSGIELELRQALEPWHVLGEEGTAGGTVRYVDSSLERLQVKVSGLPPQRYLLTCNGIPVPLQPTGRVGEFVAGVRYRAWQPSNCLQPTIGVHAPLVFDLLDTWMQRSLGGCQYHVAHPGGRNYDSLPVNANEAESRRMARFFRLGHSPGKLDVPTVVINDELPMTLDLRRFPNKND, encoded by the coding sequence GTGTCGATTCATGTCGCGTTGCACCACGTTACGCATTACCGCTACGACCGGGCTGTTGAACTCGGCCCGCAGATCGTGCGGTTGCGCCCGGCGGCCCATAGCCGTACGCGGATATTGTCCTATGCGCTGAAGGTGTTGCCCGAGCAGCATTTCATCAACTGGCAGCAGGACCCCCAGGGCAATTACCTGGCGCGTCTGGTATTTCCGGAAAAAACCGGCGAGCTGCGCATCGAGGTCGATCTGGTCGCCGAGATGGCGGTCTTCAACCCCTTCGACTTTTTCCTCGAGCCCTACGCCGAAAACATCCCTTTCAGCTACGCCGCCGATGAACAGCGCGAGCTGGCGCCGTACCTGGAAACCTTGCCGCTGACGCCGACGTTTGCCGCCTACCTGGCCGGTATCGACCGTACGCCGTTGCCGGCCGTAGATTTTCTGGTCGGCCTCAACCAGCGCCTGGCTGCCGATATCGGCTACCTGATCCGCATGGAACCGGGCGTGCAAACCCCGGAATTCACCCTGGAAAACGCCTGCGGCTCGTGCCGCGATTCGGCCTGGCTGTTGGTGCAGCTGCTGCGCAACCTGGGTTTGGCCGCGCGGTTTGTGTCCGGCTACCTGATCCAGCTCACCGCCGACGTCAAAGCCCTCGACGGCCCCTCCGGCACCGAAGTGGACTTCACCGACCTGCACGCCTGGTGCGAAGTGTATTTGCCGGGCGCCGGATGGATCGGTCTGGATGCCACCTCCGGGCTGTTCGCCGGTGAAGGGCATATCCCGTTGGCCTGCAGCCCCGATCCTTCCTCCGCCGCACCGATCAGTGGGCTGGTGGAACCTTGCGAGTGCGAATTCACCCACGAAATGTCGGTAGAGCGGATTTGGGAAGCCCCACGGGTGACCAAGCCCTACACCGAGGAGCAGTGGCTGGCGATCCAGGCCCTGGGGCGGCAGATCGATGGTGACCTGCACAGGGATGATGTGCGCCTGACCATGGGCGGTGAGCCGACCTTTGTCTCAATCGACGACCCCGACGGCGCCGAATGGAACACCGCCGCCCTCGGCCCGGACAAGCGGCGCCTGTCCGCCGAGCTGTTCCAGCGCATGCGCAACCACTACGCCCCCAAGGGCCTGGTGCACTTCGGTCAGGGCAAGTGGTACCCCGGCGAACAACTGCCGCGCTGGTCGCTCAACTGCTACTGGCGCCGCGACGGCGTGCCGATCTGGCACAACAGCGCACTGATCGCCGATGAGCAAGAGGACTACGGCGCTGACGGCGCGCTGGCCGGGCGCTTCCTGGCCAGCATTGCCGAACGCCTGAAGCTGCCGGCACGTTTTGTGTTCCCGGCCTACGAAGACAATTTCTACTACCTGTGGCGCGAAGGTGCGCTGCCGCAAAACGTCACCGCCCAGGACCCGCGCCTTGGCGACGATCTGGAGCGCGAACGTCTGCGCAAGGTCTTCGGCCAGGGCCTGGATAAAGTCATCGGCCAGGTGCTGCCGCTGGCGCGCACGGCCGCCAATGACCGTTGGCAGAGTGGTCGCTGGTACCTGCGCGACAATCACTGCCGCCTGGTGCCGGGCGATTCGCCGCTGGGTTACCGGCTGCCGCTGGCCTCGCAGCCATGGGTGACGGCGGCGGAATATCCGTTCGTGCACCCCACCGATCCGAACCAGGACCAGCCGCAGCTGCCGAGTACCGATCAACTGCAAAGCCATGGCGAGCCTGCGGCGAGCGAAGAGCGTGCGCCGAAGCTGGATGAATCCGCCGACTGGCTGACCCGCACCGCGCTGTGTGCCGAAGCGCGGGAAGGGCGCCTCTATCTGTTCATGCCGCCGCTGGAACGCGTCGAAGACTATCTCGAGTTGGTGACGGCCATTGAGGCGACCGCTGAAGAACTGCATTGCCCGGTATTGCTGGAGGGCTATGAGCCGCCGGCCGATACGCGCCTGAGCAACTTTCGTATCACGCCTGACCCTGGCGTGATCGAGGTCAACGTGCAGCCATCCGCCACCTGGGACGAGTTGGTGGAGCGCACCGAGTTTCTCTACGAAGAGGCGCGGCAAACTCGCCTGACCACGGAAAAATTCATGATCGACGGTCGCCACACCGGCACCGGCGGCGGTAACCACTTCGTGCTGGGCGGCGCCACACCCAAGGACTCGCCGTTCCTGCGCCGGCCCGACCTGCTGCGCAGCCTGATCAGCTACTGGCACAACCACCCATCGCTGTCCTATCTGTTTTCCGGGCTGTTTATTGGCCCGACGTCCCAGGCGCCCCGGGTGGATGAAGCGCGCAACGATGCGCTGTACGAACTGGAAATCGCCTTCGCGCAAATGCCCGCGCCGGGTGAAGAATGCCCGCCCTGGCTGGTCGACCGTTTGCTGCGCAACCTGCTGATCGACGTGACCGGCAACACCCACCGCGCCGAGTTCTGCATCGACAAGCTCTATTCCCCCGACGGCGCCACCGGCCGTCTGGGCCTGCTGGAATTGCGCGCGTTTGAAATGCCGCCCCATGCACGCATGAGCCTCACCCAGCAGTTGCTGTTGCGGGCGCTGGTCGCGCGTTTCTGGCGTGAACCCTACGCGCCACCGAAGCTGGCGCGCTGGGGGACCGAACTGCACGACCGCTTCCTGCTGCCGCACTTTATCCAGCAGGATTTCGCGGATGTGATCGTCGAACTCAACGCCGCCGGTTATCCGCTGCGCGCCGAGTGGTTTGCCGCGCACCTGGAGTTCCGTTTCCCCAAGGTCGGCGACTATGCCGTCAGCGGCATCGAACTGGAGCTGCGCCAGGCTTTGGAACCCTGGCATGTGCTGGGCGAAGAGGGCACGGCGGGCGGCACGGTGCGCTATGTGGATTCGTCCCTGGAGCGTCTGCAAGTGAAGGTGAGCGGCTTGCCACCGCAGCGCTATCTGCTGACCTGCAACGGCATCCCGGTGCCGCTGCAGCCGACCGGCCGGGTCGGCGAGTTCGTTGCCGGCGTGCGTTACCGTGCCTGGCAACCGTCCAACTGCCTGCAACCGACCATCGGCGTGCATGCGCCGCTGGTGTTCGACCTGCTGGACACCTGGATGCAACGCTCGCTGGGCGGCTGCCAATACCACGTGGCCCATCCGGGCGGGCGCAATTACGACAGTTTGCCGGTCAATGCCAATGAAGCCGAGAGCCGGCGGATGGCGCGGTTTTTCCGCTTGGGGCATAGTCCAGGCAAGCTCGACGTGCCAACCGTCGTTATCAACGATGAGTTACCGATGACCCTCGACCTGCGGCGTTTCCCCAATAAAAATGACTGA
- a CDS encoding circularly permuted type 2 ATP-grasp protein produces the protein MSDLLDRYPLTAGTYHELLDDSGAVRAHWQRLLDHLQRSTPAQLAQRQALLTRQIQENGVTYNVYADPKGADRPWELDLLPHVLAADEWQHLAAGIAQRARLLNAVLADLYGPQRLIKEGLLPAELVFGHNNFLWPCQGIQPPDGAFLHLYAVDLARTPDGRWWVTADRTQAPSGAGYALENRTIVSRAFPDLYRDLQVQHLTGFFRTLQETLARQAPGDDQTPLIVLLTPGRFNESYFEHLYLARQLGYPLVEGGDLTVRDSTVFLKTLSGLRRVHAIMRRLDDDFCDPLELRTDSALGVPGLLDAVRQGNVLVANALGSGVLESPGLLGFLPKINEFLFGEALILPSIATWWCGEAPVLAEALEKLPELLIKPAFPSQSFAPVFGRDLNPEQREALAERMRARPYAYVAQELAQLSQAPVWHTVDDHLQHRAIGMRVYAVASDEGYRVLPGGLTRVAAEADAEVVSMQRGGASKDTWVLGEGAPGSEQWRAQRTIGAHDLVRRDPYLPSRVVENLFWFGRYCERCDDSARWLRIVLARYVDGDDPLALQAAVELGESLRLLPDEGPLPERLLAALLGDDWPSSLRANLQRLQWAASQVRGKLSRENWQALVELQREAMELERDTPDFGELLDFLNRLVMSLAALSGFALDDMTRDEGWRFLMMGRRIERLQFLSSSLAAFLRGVAVVDQAGLEWLLELGNSSITYRSRYLAVPQLIPVLDLLLLDEQNPHAVLFQLKLVSRTLRRLNDDFGVPRETGLGPLVVRLARFDLGCLENPLFGESSVRAALDGLADLLQAVADESGQVSDRLALRHFAHVDDVSQQTVSL, from the coding sequence ATGTCCGATTTGCTCGACCGCTATCCGCTGACTGCGGGCACCTATCACGAACTGCTGGATGACAGCGGCGCGGTACGGGCCCATTGGCAGCGCTTGCTCGACCACCTGCAACGCAGCACGCCGGCCCAATTGGCCCAGCGCCAGGCGTTGTTGACGCGACAGATCCAGGAAAACGGCGTGACGTATAACGTCTACGCCGACCCCAAGGGCGCCGATCGTCCCTGGGAACTGGACCTGTTGCCCCATGTGCTGGCGGCCGATGAGTGGCAGCACCTGGCGGCCGGCATTGCCCAGCGCGCGCGTCTGCTCAATGCGGTCCTGGCCGACCTCTATGGCCCGCAGCGCCTGATCAAGGAAGGCCTGCTGCCGGCCGAGCTGGTATTCGGGCATAACAACTTTTTGTGGCCGTGCCAGGGTATCCAGCCGCCGGACGGTGCCTTTCTGCACCTGTACGCCGTGGACCTGGCGCGCACGCCGGATGGTCGCTGGTGGGTGACGGCCGACCGCACCCAGGCACCGTCGGGCGCAGGCTACGCCCTGGAAAACCGTACCATCGTGTCCCGCGCCTTCCCGGATCTGTACCGTGACCTGCAGGTGCAGCACCTCACTGGTTTCTTCCGCACCCTCCAGGAAACCCTGGCCCGCCAGGCCCCCGGCGATGACCAGACCCCTCTGATCGTGCTGCTCACGCCGGGGCGCTTCAACGAAAGCTATTTCGAGCATCTGTACCTCGCCCGCCAGCTCGGTTACCCGCTGGTGGAAGGCGGCGACCTCACCGTGCGCGACAGCACCGTATTCTTGAAAACCCTCAGCGGTCTGCGCCGTGTACACGCCATCATGCGTCGCCTGGACGACGACTTCTGCGACCCCCTGGAGCTGCGCACCGACTCAGCCCTCGGCGTGCCCGGCCTGCTCGATGCCGTGCGCCAAGGCAATGTGCTGGTGGCCAATGCCCTGGGCAGCGGTGTGCTGGAATCGCCGGGGCTGCTGGGTTTTCTGCCGAAGATCAACGAGTTCCTGTTTGGTGAGGCACTGATCCTGCCGTCCATCGCCACCTGGTGGTGCGGTGAGGCCCCGGTGCTGGCCGAGGCGCTGGAGAAGCTGCCGGAGCTGCTGATCAAACCGGCGTTCCCCTCGCAAAGTTTCGCCCCGGTATTCGGTCGCGACCTGAACCCCGAACAACGCGAGGCCCTGGCCGAACGCATGCGCGCGCGGCCCTACGCCTACGTCGCACAGGAACTGGCGCAACTGTCCCAGGCGCCGGTGTGGCACACCGTGGATGATCACTTGCAACACCGCGCCATCGGCATGCGCGTGTACGCCGTGGCCAGTGACGAGGGCTACCGGGTACTGCCCGGCGGCCTGACCCGCGTGGCCGCCGAAGCCGATGCCGAAGTGGTGTCGATGCAGCGGGGTGGCGCGAGCAAGGACACCTGGGTACTCGGCGAAGGGGCGCCCGGTAGCGAGCAGTGGCGGGCCCAGCGCACGATTGGGGCGCACGATCTGGTGCGCCGCGATCCCTATCTGCCGTCACGGGTGGTGGAAAACCTGTTCTGGTTTGGCCGTTATTGCGAGCGCTGCGATGACAGCGCGCGCTGGCTGCGCATCGTGCTGGCGCGCTATGTCGACGGCGACGATCCGCTGGCCTTGCAGGCGGCCGTGGAACTGGGCGAGAGCCTGCGGCTGTTGCCGGATGAAGGGCCACTCCCCGAGCGCTTGCTCGCCGCGTTGCTCGGCGATGACTGGCCCTCGAGCCTGCGCGCCAATTTGCAGCGCTTGCAGTGGGCGGCGTCCCAGGTGCGCGGCAAGTTGTCCCGGGAAAACTGGCAGGCTCTGGTGGAATTGCAGCGCGAAGCCATGGAGCTGGAGCGCGACACCCCGGACTTCGGCGAGTTGCTGGATTTCCTCAACCGCCTGGTGATGTCCCTGGCGGCGCTGTCGGGGTTTGCCCTGGACGACATGACCCGCGATGAAGGCTGGCGCTTCTTGATGATGGGCCGGCGCATCGAGCGCCTGCAGTTTCTCAGCAGCAGCCTTGCCGCGTTCCTGCGCGGTGTGGCGGTGGTCGATCAGGCCGGACTGGAATGGCTGCTGGAGCTGGGCAACAGCAGCATCACCTACCGCTCGCGTTACCTGGCGGTGCCGCAACTGATTCCGGTGCTCGACCTGTTGTTGCTCGACGAGCAGAACCCCCATGCGGTGCTGTTCCAGCTCAAACTGGTGAGCCGCACCCTGCGGCGCTTGAACGATGATTTCGGCGTGCCGCGGGAAACCGGCCTGGGGCCGTTGGTGGTGCGGTTGGCGCGCTTCGACCTGGGTTGCCTGGAGAACCCGCTGTTTGGCGAATCCAGCGTGCGTGCCGCACTGGACGGCCTGGCCGACCTGCTGCAGGCGGTCGCCGACGAGAGCGGGCAAGTGTCGGATCGCCTGGCCTTGCGCCACTTTGCCCATGTGGATGATGTCAGCCAGCAAACGGTGTCGCTGTGA
- a CDS encoding transglutaminase family protein: MSARYQIFHDTHYHYDSPVSLAQQLAHLWPRPCAWQRCTWQTLDISPQPSSRRDELDVFGNPITRLAFERPHDELLVNAGLTVEVLARPALDLRQSPPWDRTRDSLTYSSQPLSLEVIEACRYRFESPYVHLKKIFVEFSESCFPPGEPLLLGVQALMHKIFSEFTFDGEATQVATPLVEVLERRRGVCQDFAHLMLACLRSRGLAARYISGYLLTQPPPGQPRLIGADASHAWVSVFCPVAGWVDFDPTNNVQPALEHITLAWGRDFSDVSPLRGVILGGGNHDPEVRVTVMPLE; this comes from the coding sequence ATGAGTGCGCGCTATCAGATTTTCCATGACACCCATTATCACTATGACAGCCCGGTGTCCCTGGCCCAGCAGCTGGCGCATCTATGGCCACGGCCCTGTGCGTGGCAACGCTGTACCTGGCAAACCCTGGACATCAGCCCGCAGCCCTCTTCACGCCGCGATGAGCTGGACGTGTTCGGCAACCCGATCACGCGCCTGGCGTTCGAGCGGCCCCATGATGAATTGCTGGTCAATGCCGGGCTGACCGTTGAAGTGCTGGCGCGACCCGCATTGGACTTGCGCCAGTCACCGCCGTGGGACCGCACCCGCGACAGCCTCACCTACAGCAGCCAGCCGCTGTCGCTTGAAGTGATCGAAGCCTGCCGCTATCGCTTCGAATCGCCTTACGTGCATTTGAAAAAAATCTTCGTCGAGTTCTCCGAAAGCTGCTTCCCGCCTGGCGAGCCCTTATTGCTGGGCGTGCAGGCGCTGATGCACAAGATTTTCAGCGAGTTCACCTTCGATGGCGAAGCCACGCAGGTCGCCACGCCGCTGGTGGAAGTGCTGGAGCGCCGGCGCGGCGTGTGCCAGGACTTCGCCCACCTGATGCTCGCCTGCCTGCGTTCGCGGGGCCTGGCGGCGCGCTATATCAGCGGCTACCTGTTGACCCAGCCACCGCCCGGCCAGCCACGGTTGATCGGCGCCGACGCGTCGCATGCGTGGGTTTCGGTGTTTTGCCCGGTGGCGGGCTGGGTGGATTTCGATCCGACGAATAACGTGCAGCCGGCGCTGGAGCACATCACCCTGGCCTGGGGCCGGGATTTTTCCGATGTGTCGCCGTTGCGAGGGGTGATTCTGGGAGGGGGGAACCATGACCCGGAAGTGCGGGTGACGGTGATGCCGCTGGAATAA